TCGGCGAATTCCTCTCCTGTTTCCAGAACATCCATTCCGACAAGCCTCGCTACCCCTCTATACATTGGGTAGGTGGCGATGGCGGCAGGCTTGAGGCCGTAAACTTCCTGCATTGAAGGAAGCTGAGGGTTCCTGGAGAAACCCCTTAGAAGGAGCATGTTGGCCGGATGGTGGGGACGGAGGATTTCCCGAGCCCTTTCTATCCAGGCATTTACCAACTTTGCAGTCGCCTCGGCCTCAGGCTCCAGAGGTTCAACCGGCAAAGGCGGCAGGCCAATCCGCTGAGGGTCAGTTTCTGAAAGTTTATCCGAAAGGCCCGGGCCCCGAAATACCACCACAAACCTGTGCTCCTTGACAGGCTTGACAAAGATTTCAAGGCCTGGAAGCTCTATCTCTGAAAGTTTCTCGCAGAGCATTGCATTAAATTGGGTGTCTATGCGGCCTGCCCGCCGGTCAGTAACGAGTCCCATTTCATCCACAGTACAGAAATTGCCCCTGGCTGCAAGATCCTCTTTTTCCAGGGGAAAACCTATGCCTAAGGCCTCCAGCACCCCCCGCCCAATTTCGTAACGCAGAGGATCGTAGCCGAAAAGGGCCAAGTGGGCAGGTCCACTGCCCGGAGTTATTCCCGGCGCTATGGGATCCAGAAGGCCACATATGCCCTGCGAAGCAAGGCGATCCATGTTGGGGGTATGAGCAGTTTCCAGCTCGGTAAGACCTCCTGGTTCCTTGGGCACTCCCCCGAGCCCATCCAGCACCAGGAGCACGATTTTGCTCTCGTTCCGAAAAACCAATTCTTTGAGCCTTTCAAAATCCAACATGCTTCCCTCCTCCGGTGAGTTTAATAAAGTTTATCAGATTCTTGCCAAAGATTCAAACGGAGTGTGTGCTATTCCCGGAAACTTTCGCTACGTAAATTGGGCCAAAGAGGCCCTCCTGCCAGGCCATCACTTCCCCAAGCTTTATGAGCTCCAGAAGGGCCATAAAGGTAACTATCACCTCCTGGGGGTGTGGGCCATCGCTCAAAAACTCCCAAAAGAGCCTGCGCCTCTCGCCTTCCACAAGCTTCTGCCTTATGAATTCCATCTTTTCCTTTACCGTAACCTTTATCGGGCTAATCAAGGTTGAAACTTCTTCCCCCCTTTCCCGAAGCAGGAGCCGTCGAGCGCAATCCCTCAGATCTTCTATGGTGAAAGGGTTTGGAGGGAGAAGCTGGGCCTGAGGCTTTACAGGAACCGAAGCCCGCACGTAACAGCGCAGGCCTGCCAATTCCCGCTCTTCAAGGAAGCGTGCTTTCTCTCTGAAAGCTCTATATAGAAGCAATTGCCTGACCAGTTCCTC
The DNA window shown above is from Anaerolineae bacterium and carries:
- a CDS encoding segregation/condensation protein A; the protein is METLQRFLKPWLSWPIKLPSFEGPLDLLLYLLEKNQLEITAVSLALVADQFVEFLDRAEGFELEALADFIAIAARLLALKSRYLLPQPPAPSALSPEPEGEELVRQLLLYRAFREKARFLEERELAGLRCYVRASVPVKPQAQLLPPNPFTIEDLRDCARRLLLRERGEEVSTLISPIKVTVKEKMEFIRQKLVEGERRRLFWEFLSDGPHPQEVIVTFMALLELIKLGEVMAWQEGLFGPIYVAKVSGNSTHSV
- a CDS encoding 2,3-bisphosphoglycerate-independent phosphoglycerate mutase, whose product is MLDFERLKELVFRNESKIVLLVLDGLGGVPKEPGGLTELETAHTPNMDRLASQGICGLLDPIAPGITPGSGPAHLALFGYDPLRYEIGRGVLEALGIGFPLEKEDLAARGNFCTVDEMGLVTDRRAGRIDTQFNAMLCEKLSEIELPGLEIFVKPVKEHRFVVVFRGPGLSDKLSETDPQRIGLPPLPVEPLEPEAEATAKLVNAWIERAREILRPHHPANMLLLRGFSRNPQLPSMQEVYGLKPAAIATYPMYRGVARLVGMDVLETGEEFADEVSTLEAHWKDYDFFYIHVKKTDTYGEDGNFEAKVALIEEVDRHIPRIMALNPDVFIITGDHSTPSVLRSHSWHPVPVLLYSRYVRPDGLEKFGERACARGSIGRMPAVNLMRLALAYALRLNRFGA